In Silene latifolia isolate original U9 population chromosome X, ASM4854445v1, whole genome shotgun sequence, the following proteins share a genomic window:
- the LOC141618659 gene encoding uncharacterized protein LOC141618659, translating to MQKTQTFAQSPTILTPEAFPPLGQVILSPLDKSTPAKQIMRINRQGGLAGVRLSGKFSPYTFADVLERVELCDFLKHVATDCSDPWLWLGDFNIVLSPIERLGGQTTEVEMEQFQDCASLCCMDDISATGALYTWSNKQVASTRVYSRLDRVMGNLEWMAMFGDYIAHFHPEGLFDHCPCTVERFPGTKMFGVVKKLKALKPVLKKLNSTCFSDIENATAIASLALANIQQALVDNPRDLNLIQQELDLARDLKELTVARDSFLSQKAKVQWSDIQMALY from the exons ATGCAGAAAACTCAGACTTTTGCTCAGTCTCCTACTATTCTTACACCAGAGGCTTTCCCTCCTTTGGGTCAGGTTATATTGAGTCCCTTAGACAAATCTACACCTGCAAAGCAAATTATGAGGATAAATAGACAAGGGGGACTGGCTGGTGTCAGATTGTCTGGGAAATTCAGTCCATATACTTTTGCAGATGTCTTG GAAAGAGTGGAGCTGTGTGACTTTCTTAAACATGTGGCTACTGATTGTTCTGATCCTTGGCTCTGGCTTGGAGATTTTAATATTGTTCTATCTCCTATTGAAAGACTTGGTGGACAAACTACTGAGGTTGAAATGGAACAGTTTCAAGATTGTGCCTCCTTATGTTGTATGGATGATATTTCAGCTACTGGGGCTCTCTATACTTGGTCCAATAAACAAGTGGCTTCTACTAGAGTGTATAGCAGGTTGGATAGGGTAATGGGGAATCTTGAATGGATGGCTATGTTTGGTGATTACATTGCACATTTCCATCCTGAGGGTCTATTTGATCATTGCCCTTGTACTGTG gAGAGATTTCCTGGCACTAAAATGTTTGGAGTAGTTAAGAAGTTAAAAGCCCTAAAACCAGTTCTCAAGAAGTTAAATAGTACTTGCTTCTCTGATATTGAAAATGCTACTGCTATTGCAAGTTTGGCTTTAGCTAATATTCAGCAAGCTTTGGTTGACAATCCTAGGGATCTGAATCTTATTCAACAGGAATTGGACTTAGCTAGGGATCTTAAGGAGCTTACTGTGGCTAGAGATAGCTTTTTATCTCAGAAAGCTAAAGTCCAATGGTCTGATATCCAGATGGCTTTGTACTGA